TGAAGGTATATATTGGTTAAATCTAAAAGTACAGGTTAACCAAGAAATCATATTATGAGTCAGCCCCTATAAAGCATGTTTTTATACCAGTCCTATTGTACCTTGTGTTGCAGATATAAGTTGACAAGAGCCATGGCCAGGCTTAGACTGAACATCATCTTCAAATTAATGGTCATTTTAGCCACTCTTCACACTTCATTTGCAGGTAAGAATTGTGTTACTAATTTGTATTCTTTTATCAATATCTATGAATGTATTGTTctgaataatttaataatttagatGGTAAGCTCCTTGCAGGGAGCCCTTCATATCCATGGCATGTTGACATATCACGGGCAGAGCTCAACACAGTCCGGAAGCCCTGGCCAGGGGCAAAATAAATAGTAGAAAAATTACCGCTGCTGCAACTATTGgttgcaaaagtgaaaagaaGTGTTTATTAGGTCAGAGAACACGCAACGTTTCGGGCTCAATCTCGCCCTTTTTAGAAAGGGCGAGATTGAGCCGAaacattgcctgttttttttttcaaaacacatcagttaagagtgctgctccagcagaattctgcactgaaatccatttctcaaaagagcaaacacattgttttatatttaatttttaaatctgacatggggctagacaaatcagtttcccaggtgcccccagtcatgtgacttgtgctctgataaacgtcagtcactctttactgctgtactgcaagttggagtgatatcacccccccagcagcctaacaacagaacaatgggaaggtaaccagatagcagctccctaacacaagataacagctgcctggtagatctaagaacagcacccaatagtaaaatccaggtcccactgagacacattcagttacattgagtaggagaaataaccaCCTGCCAGaatgcagttccatcctaaagtgctggcacaagtcacatgactgggggcatctaggaaactgacaatatgtttaaccccatgtcagatttcaaatttatttcaaaattaaatataaataaatatatgaaaagtaAGGCCTGGTAAACCTGACGAAGGATGCTGCTTGCCAAAGGACACTGCAAAAGAAAAGGCTTCTGGGACAATTATATCCAACACACATAAATGTTCTCATTACAAAGGGCCTTCCAAATCAAAAAAGAGCCATTCCAAATCGAAAAACTTGGAGGGGTATTCTGTTAATGTTTAGGCATTACTCAGTCCTTCAAGGCAATTGGAACAGTCAAATAAACCTCCAACACCCTCTTATAAAGATCATGCCTAGAGGCTGTGCCTATCCTTATGCCcaaactcttaaaggggacccgtcacccaaaaaaaatataaaaaattctattttatcacattagtcaagcaaaatgaactttaattacactatacaaattatttgaatcttgtttccttcagtctgggaattcataattataacaagcaggcaggagccattttgaggacactgttattaaggcaagtcttgtatcatctcagaatcttgtttgtgcaccagaatgggggacctgatgtccatccccatgtcctggttatacaattaaatggtgaagagaatgggggaatgtggggagagcagtgacatgtaggaagtgctgaatggaaagtgaaagtaattgcccatggcatagaggaggggcagacaatatttgattgacagctgagatttttaaatgagctgacaacagctatgaacgctttaataaaaaatagaaattggatttcatgtttaatttgaaaaggacttttattatacagatttttgtgtctgggtgacaggtccactttaagagctTCAGTGCAAGGTGCGGGACCTGACATCGCTTTCCCACAAAAcatcttttcaaattcaaaaaactaaaattcaagTAAATATTGACAAAGAAGGCCACATGACATAACATGCTCAACCCAACTCTTTAGTCCACAGGTAAATAATCCCTCTTTTGACATGATTTAGATTGCTCCTCCAAAGATTTTGGAAGAAGAAGCTGTGGATATATAAGTAGAAAGCTTTTGGCAATGGATAAACGTAAGACAGATACAGAAGCACAGGCACCGGGTAAGTTTTGATTTCACTATTTATCCATAGGAGAGCGTCCAGTTATTTCCTTATCCTTAAGTCAGCACCATCCAGTTTTGACTCCCAATTTAACCTGGCATTATCACCCCTCCTGAATTTGACCCCTAGAATTGTTATTTTTTCGGCACATCGCagcgccgtctgcgcatgcgtgccAAGTGATGCAGAGCGGCGCTTCATTTCAAGAAGGTAGCGGGGGCCCTGCACAGGAGTCCTGgttggccccgggccccccagtccgcccCTGTGAATtcgcatatgaaaattaggggcggggcgggaaattgcgtgactttttgtcacaaaacaaggaagtaaaaatgttttcccctttccacccctaatttgcatatgcaaattaggattcggttcggtattcgaatcttttgtgaaggattcgggggttcagccaaatccaaaatattggattcggtgcatccctagtgaaaagCCACTATTCCTCAGACCTGATCCTGAGGTTTCCTCCAGAAAAAATGTTATCGTTCCCCTAGGCAAAAACTTACTTCCAAACACACATATTAGGTTGAAAATACTCCCAGGATCCCACCCTTAGATTTTTTAACTATACTCTGAGAGTCCCTTAAACCAACAATCAAGGCAGATGTGAGCCTCTGTGCTGCCCTGTCTACATAGATCTAAAATCCCTTTTTCAATTAAAGGACTTCTGAGTTTATTTACAAATGCCCCCTGGAATGTAAATGAAAGAATGCAAGCTACGATACTTGTAGGAAGTGGGAGTTCTCTGGGGTAGACTCTCAGACCCCCTCATGAGGAAAAGGCACTTATAATGCAATGTCACCCACTATAACCTGcagctttaaagggcacctgttgggcaaaaatattttactagagcctgcagtattttttttttttttaatttccccccccccccaccactgcTAGGACAGTTGCACTGAGGGAGCTCCCGGCATATTGTGCAGAGcccataatgagcttctgacgcGCAATTTGCTGCATTCGCTCATTATTCCACCATCTCCCACCATACCCACATCGAATATTGCATTAaactttgtttcatacaataatatctGTACATTTATTGCCACCTTAAGTTTTCTTCCAATTTAGATTGTAGGCTCTATGGGACAGGGCCCTCCTTCGTCTTGTCCTGTAAGAATACCTGTCCTTGTACCTGTAAGactacctggtggtctagggggctgGCGGGGATACCTGCCACATCCATTCTCCTCCAGGTCAAACTGCAAACTGCGCCACTTCCGGGTTTGATGCGCACTCGTGTCTGACGTCATTGCATTTGtcgcaaaaattcaaatatttaaaggggcctcatCCAAATATTGACTGCCCAtcgtaggtctattttcatagttcctgggtgcaatttccAGTTGTCTATTCTGCtcctgatcttgcctgtccctggCCATCCCTAGTTtgcagcctgtcctgacctttgcctgtttattgacttctCTCATTGATCCTGTTActgtactgcgatattggtgttattgacctgtgacctcgactacgctCTTGTCTCCTGATTTGGTACTGCGCTGCCCAACTGTTACCTGTCCCATGATCACACTCCTTCTTCCCCGTTCCTTCTGTAAAACATTTGGTTCCCTTgactgcccagaactctctccttgttCCTCTCActagggctcctcccaaagtgaaaggcggttgttataggcagaaacaTAGGCTGaggctgggaccttggggtttgttctgggtttgggacaccaATCGTAACATTACATTGGGCCAGAACATGCAGCTGTTTCCCCTGCCACCACGGAAGCAATCCTGCCAAGCCTGCTCCAGTGTCTCTGGAAAAAGAATCCAAACAGGACCAGATAGTCCAGTGTCTGCAAAGATTGTTGGTAAGGTTATACACAATTCAGCAATAACTAGTTGCTCCCATGCCAGCTCCGGCCTCCCCAAGCAGGTCACTACCTGCACCTCATTAATTCTACGGTAGAACCCAAACTCCCATTACCTGAAAGGTTCAGTGCTGGTTTTTAACTTTCCGGGAGGCCTGCAAGTTACATTTTAGGTTTCTACCTCAATCTCCATTCTTCCCCACTGAGGAGTCGAGGGCTAATTTTGTAATCACCCTATTAGAAGGGGATCCTTAGCTTTGGGCATTCAGCCTATCCCCTAACGATCCAGTCCATCTCACTCTTGAGGCCTTCTTCAAGGCTATGGccatcatttatgacaatcccgaCCACACTGCTTCTGCTGATGTTTCAGCAGATctgatgtcagttacatcatatcctgtctgccgaaaatgccttaaagtttgaaaaacactggtgacttttactttttttaagtgggaatgcctgcaaaaatcctaacaaactttttttggcttaacatttttcccagacatttgagaacatatggaacatatggatcattcattttacagtgggctcatgtgtagggcataatatcaactcttttgtctttattaaggttccttggacatttgtaataaaaattggtaacttcaagcatttgcaccatctccatacgtccatacaactttaatgtatccgccttattcaaattgacctaagcgtaagatcactagcgaattttcaatagacacgaatgctagcgcatcttcactatgaaatgctcgcactgtaaagtaaagtaacgctagcgaagaggtcgctggcaacaattcacccctttaaggaatctgTCCCATAGAGAGAGACATCAGGAAGATTTCCCTATAGTCACCCCTCCTATTATTTCCTCAGGCTCTGGACCTAAACCTCTCTCTGAGCTCCTAGGCCCTCTGAGGAACCCATACAATTGGGATCTACCTGCTTGTCCTTTGAAGAAAAGGCTTGTAGGCTGATGGTTTATGCCtatattgtggggataaagggcaCTTTCACAATACctgttccaagaggccgggaaacggtAGAACCTAAACAGGTCTGGGGAGCCCTGTTTGGGTTTTGCCATTTCTGATACCTAACAATTTTCTTCTCAAATACTAATCCTGGTCTACTTAAATTGGAATAAGGGTTGCATACTGTGTCCTGCCTTTTTGGATTCTGGGGTGGCTGGGAACTTCTTAGATATAAAGTTTGTGCATAGACACGGTATACCCATTAAACCGTAGTTCAAATTTTTGGCTATTGATGATAGTTCCCTTAGGAGTGGGTTGGTGTCTTCTATGTCTGAAAACCTCATTATGGCCTTGGGTAATCATTCCGAACAAATTTCCTTTTACATTATTGACTGCCCTCTTTCTGTAATTCTAGGCCTACcatggttgcagaaacacaaccccgAGTTGATTGGCTCACTAGTGGGATACAGCTTGTGAGCTCTCATATTTTAAATCTTTCCATACTCTGCTGCAGCTTCTCTAGAGGGGTTACCTCCTTCCTATTCTTCTTTCTctgatgtattttcaaaaaaatctgcCAAGACCCTTCCACCGCACAGGTCTATGACTTTGCTATTGATTTAATACCAGGTTCTTCTCCTTCGAGGGGTAGAACATACCATCTTTCTCTTCCAGAGTCTCAAGCCATGAGAGGTATATTAAGGAGAACCTGGAGGGGGGCTTCATAAGGCCTTCCTCTTCTCTGCAGGTGTCAGCTTCTTTTTTGTGTAGAAGAAAGATGAGGGCCTGAGGCCATGTATAGAGgtttaaataagatcacggtaAAGAATCATTACCCCCTTCCATTGATCACTGAACTATTCGAAAGAGTTAAGGGTGCCATGGTTTTTTCTAAACTCAATCTAAGGGGCGCATATAATCCAAATGAGGAAAGGGACGAATGGGAAGATGGTCTTTCACACTCGGGATGTACATTATGAATATTTAGCAATGCCTTTTGGCCAGGGGCAATCTTGGCCCATCTTGCAACTCTAACTTGGATACAGACCTGTAGTAAACATTTCAGAGCATGTTGGaatcctctagtgaccaaacagaggtataacTACATAACTTTCAAAAACTTCCAGAAACATGcttatagaataaaaatacaagtttattACCCCTAATGGCtcctaatgcatttcatgcttacctagcacttagtcataggcaatctctgaTTAATCAGCTTTTTTTCAATCCTTAAATAACAGCTCTCATAGACCCTCCCcacattaaaaccaatcacaatcttgcacatatgttgtatatattCTCAATGAGAACCAGGGCATCTTGTGACACCCTGTTACCAATAAAATTCATCCCTGTGCCTTCTATTCTAggaagttctctcctgcagagaTTAACTATGATATTGGTAACAGAGAATTactggccataaaatgggcttttgaggaatggagacatcttcATGTGGTTCCAGTTTTTACTGATCATAGGAATCTGTTATACGTTGAGTCCGCTTAACGCTTAAATCCCAGACAGGACAGGTAAACATTGTTTTTTACCCGCTTTAATTTTGTAATAACATATAGGCCTGGGATAAAGAATGctaaagcagatgccctttctaggAGTCTTGTCTACAGTCCTAAGGAGTAACCCAAACCTGATTCTATTCTCTCTAAGGAAGTGATTGTGGCAGCACTGAGTCCAGATCTGTATCCTCCTTGTCAGAAGCCCAGGTTAATCTAACTTCTAACGTACCTCCAAGCAAACTCTTTGTACCAGAAGGCCTTCGTAAAgcacacaaaactatcagcccaattaattccatccaggatgtggcacttgcaacaggatcttgacaaactggcaatctgggcagctaagtggcaaatgagattcaatggtgatgtaacccatttttggccacccccctggtgtCAAAGTGGTACATCACATTATTTAccgacttacaggtcctgagtcccctttgctaggtgaaagggtactgggaattcttctttctggcagtgcctccacctaatgggatccgggaatgcaccatTGGATggtcccattaggaaacaaatcactcacacactttattatataacaatgtaACTTTACATGACATACTTTATATGATTgcacagcaccaccttgtggttccttttgggatcagccatgctgcaccaatccaagagctctgTCCCTGCAAAGTTCAGGGAGAAAACTTGTATCTCAGGCCATGAGGCTCCCAGGGAGGGAAATTAACACTTAGACCATAGGATTAACTCTACTGGTCCCtacattgataaatgtaaagtcatgcacctgggatgtaaaaatatccacttatacccttaatgggactgcactaggcataagtacaagtacaagttgatccagggactggtccattttggagtcaggaaggaatttttccccctctgaggcaaattggtgaggcttcaaatggtttttttttgccttcctctggatcaactgtcagTAAGGCAGATTAAAATtgagttaaaaagttgaacttgatggatgtgtgtctttttctcaacctaacttactatgttactatgatcaTTTGTCTAAAGTTTGGCAGAAGGTGCTAaattctttatcttctgctgtagcTGCCCAAAAGAGAGCTTTGTAGGGTATCTCCGAATTATCAGGTGGGAGACAGGGTTTGGTTATCTGCTagtaacatttcttttaaagtCCCTTCCACCAATTTGGGGCCTAAATTCATTGGCCCTTTTCCTGTATCTGAGATCATCAATCCCAGTACTTTTCCTTTAGAACTTCCACCTGAACTTACAACTTCATACTCTTTCCATGTTCCTTGTTAAAGCCCGCCAGAGCTGTACAACAGTTTTCCTCTTTCTCCTCCAATTTCTATGGAAGGTCATTCTGAATATGAGGTACAGAGATTGGTGGATTCTTGCCTTTCCAGAGGTAGAGTACAATATTTTGTATACTGGGAAGGTTACGGTCCCGAGGAGAGGTTCTGGTCTCCTGTCTCTGATATTCGGGCTGAATGGTTCATAAGACAGTTCCATGCCCTGTTTCCTGATAAGTCTAGGGGTCTAGTGACCTGGGGGGGTAATGTCTTCCGCGTCAAACTGTAAATGATGTGCGCCTGCACCGCTTTCAGGTTTGACGCGCATCCGCATCTCACGTCTTTGCACTTCATCATACacgattttactttatttatcattaaaataatccCGAAAAAATCACATTGCAAAAAGACTCGAtgaaatcgagtgaaaacccgaatcatacaaATATTTTGGACTTTACTCCCGAATCGCTCATTTTTTTCCGGTTTATCAACCGAAAACcgttatttttttgtattatcagGCAAAACCCAGcggtgtcagactgggacaccaggggcccacccaaaaaccttagactaggggccactctcagtactaatattcttcctctcctcaatcaacctctattcttctagtttgttttctttacatactataatctattattccaactATTTAGACTTgttgttctcatataataggaAATGgccaatgaaataggccaaaagtttagccactgacactttggcccaccgggagttttcctggaatcccgggggccagtccgacactgaaaccCAGTGTAGACAACTACACTtccaaattgggatagggacattctcgacaggcttgagatgctgggttttcggatttgggctttttgcagcatcagggtatgaTACATCTcaagttttccatgaaaaattcaagttttttaccccaaaaaccctgaccagaaaaaattgaggtttaataaataacctcttgTTAGTGTCTCTTTAATATCAGCTCCTTTTTAAGTAAAACTCTCTGGCTATTGTCACTTGACATTTATGTGATGAATATCAATCCAGATACAATCTGTTCTCTTTCAGCTTTTGGGAAAaaacccaccatccatactcaagaAAACAATGAAGCCCCAACTGGATACAAGACTAGGATCTGTGAATCTAGCGGCTGGTATCCTGAGCCCAAAATACAGTGGACAGACAGCGAGGAGAACACACtgaaatctgaagattttgtaaaatatattgataacatAACCCTGTACCGGGTATCATCTTCCATAAAACAAGATGACTGTTCCCCTGCGACCTGCCGGATAAGAAATGAGCGCCTGGATATAACGCGCCAGAAGTCTGTTGTTATATCAAGTAAGGAATCCAAAATCCCCACCCCCTCTTACCTCTTATGTGAATGAAAATCCCCTAAGAGTGACCGTTGCACATTCATGACAGACACACTGATCAATCAAAAATGAGGCAGTAAGTTATTGCCCTAGGAGGAAAGAGGTATAAATGAGAAGGGAACAAAACAAGGGGATGGAGGGTGAATAAAAGCAGCCAGATAGAAAGGGGTACAAGGGAACAGGAGAGAAATCAGGGAATGGAAAAACCAAGGCAACATCGGAAAGATTAAAAATGAAGTCATTACAAGAAACAATTACATTCGAATCAAATAAAAGTTGTGTTaagattaaaaataaagcaacatGGCTTAAAAGGCAGGTCAAGCTGCTTCTGCCTGCTATTAtagagttaaaggagaaagacaccctaaaaatgaatatggctaaaaatgtctattttatatagtgaacttattgcacgaggctaaagtttcagcttgtcaatagcagcaatgatccaggacttcaaacttgtcacagggggtcaccatcttggaaagtgtctgtgacactcacatgctcagtgggctctgattggctgttgaaaagctaagcttagggctcgtcactaattatccagcagaaaatgagcttccctggctgtaatataagctgatgctacaggtttgctgattattcaattctgatgctaattgcactggtttctgtgctgccatgtagtaattatgtgtgtAATATCTTTATTTAAGATTTTATCCATACAAAAGTATTcaagaggaggggggggggggttacagaaggaaagaaaaggggaGGGAAAAGGTGGGGTTTTGGGGGTAAATGCCACATAGCTTATCATATCAGTTATACAAAAAGTACTAGTCAGATGATCAAAGGGTCTGTCAAATTGATTCTTATTATACCATGTGGGTTTAACGATTCTCTAAATAGTCTATCCAAGGGCGCCAAATGTTCCAATAAATATTACTACTATTCTGTATAATATGGGACAATTCTTCCAACCTCCTGATTTCTTCTACTTTTGTTACCCATTCGGAGAACGTTGGAGGACTGGTAGATTTCCATTTTAGGGGTATCATTGCTTTAGCTGAGTGAAGTAAGTGAATGGTGAGAGAATCGGTTACTACCCTTTCAGAGCTGGGCATAATATTCAGCAGAATTAGCGCATAATTGTTAGATCTAAAATCACTTTTTGTAACCACATTTATTACATGAATAATTTCTTCCCAATATGTGGTTAAAATTGGACAAGTCAGCCAAATGTGTTCGTGTGTTCCCTTATGTTCCATACATCGCCAACAATTAATAATCAATTTCGAAGAAATTTTGTT
The sequence above is a segment of the Xenopus laevis strain J_2021 chromosome 8L, Xenopus_laevis_v10.1, whole genome shotgun sequence genome. Coding sequences within it:
- the LOC108699447 gene encoding erythroid membrane-associated protein isoform X1; amino-acid sequence: MARLRLNIIFKLMVILATLHTSFADCSSKDFGRRSCGYISRKLLAMDKRKTDTEAQAPAFGKKPTIHTQENNEAPTGYKTRICESSGWYPEPKIQWTDSEENTLKSEDFVKYIDNITLYRVSSSIKQDDCSPATCRIRNERLDITRQKSVVISIGCWAAHHILRLVAVTAAVAILMCVVCYCWYTCKRKCCKKSKKTPKNPQKYRRLINLAEQPYVYNNRESWLL
- the LOC108699447 gene encoding erythroid membrane-associated protein isoform X2, whose amino-acid sequence is MARLRLNIIFKLMVILATLHTSFADCSSKDFGRRSCGYISRKLLAMDKRKTDTEAQAPAFGKKPTIHTQENNEAPTGYKTRICESSGWYPEPKIQWTDSEENTLKSEDFVKYIDNITLYRVSSSIKQDDCSPATCRIRNERLDITRQKSVVISIGCWAAHHILRLVAVTAAVAILMCVVCYCWYTCKRKCCKKSKKTPKNPQLL